In the Clupea harengus chromosome 16, Ch_v2.0.2, whole genome shotgun sequence genome, one interval contains:
- the LOC105902841 gene encoding male-specific lethal 3 homolog isoform X1, translating into MNSRGMKLKFHKGEKVLCFEPDPEKAKVLYDAKVVDIVLRKDDRGNRVPQYLIHFNGWNRSWDRWAAEDHVLRDSDENRTLQRKLARKALARMKRKGWRKRRCRLPGVNAALKPLPEEEEEESDDTSLISSSDDSDEDDSEDPESLKSGESDSSDDLDEMREEQEAHAKREGEEKTVSVSIDIPDILKKKLEDDCYYINKRKKLVKLPSQMNIVNILESYVKHFTLNAAFSANERHRHRQASATTDTGPQPIPPEKNEDLCKEMVDGLRITFDFTLPMILLYPNEQAQFKKVTSSKFVMPVNEPSAGPSRALQERSPSPGANPSTPQSVDSQPAGSETSTGPPLFVLGHAGTPKRRRGPTSVAEAAEWAQSLRRSTRHTSGGEREGGGGGGSSSSTSPPPKRRLGDNYGTLPKFFLNLERKTPVDSGSSSPLPLTPSKDGSGVFAGLGTRRNNELNEVLSWRLTPDNYPQSDQPPPPSYLYGSQHLLRLFVKLPEILGKMHIPERNLRALVKHLELFLRFLAEFQEDFFPECAYVSATEAHYCMKQPHATF; encoded by the exons ATGAACTCTCGGGGAATGAAATTAAAATTTCATAAAGGAGAAAAAGTTCTTTGTTTTGAACCCGATCCAGAAAAGGCCAAAGTGCTCTATGATGCAAAG gttgtTGATATTGTCCTAAGGAAAGATGATCGGGGAAACCGGGTGCCGCAGTACCTGATTCACTTTAACGGTTGGAACAGAAG TTGGGACCGTTGGGCTGCTGAGGACCATGTTCTGCGAGATTCAGACGAAAATCGAACATTACAGCGTAAACTGGCGCGCAAAGCTTTGGCTCGCAT gaagagaaagggatggaggaaACGACGCTGTCGTTTACCTGGTGTTAATGCAGCTCTAAAGCCCCTtccagaagaggaagaggaggagagcgatGACACTT ctttGATCTCATCATCTGATGATAGTGACGAGGACGATTCAGAAGACCCTGAATCTTTAAAAAGCGGAGAAAGCGACTCGTCTGATGATTTAGATGAAATG AGGGAGGAGCAGGAAGCTCACGCCAAACGGGAGGGTGAAGAGAAGACGGTCTCTGTCAGCATTGATATTCCTGACATTCTCAAGAAGAAGCTGGAGGATGACTGCTACTACATCAACAAGAGGAAAAAG CTGGTCAAGCTTCCGAGTCAGATGAACATCGTGAATATCCTGGAGTCGTACGTGAAGCACTTCACCCTCAACGCGGCTTTCTCTGCCAACGAGCGGCACCGCCATCGCCAGGCATCTGCCACGACGGACACCGGGCCTCAACCTATACCACCCGAGAAGAA TGAGGACCTCTGTAAGGAGATGGTGGATGGACTGAGGATCACGTTTGACTTTACTCTTCCCATGATCCTCCTTTACCCCAATGAGCAGGCTCAGTTCAAGAAGGTCACCTCCTCCAAGTTCGTTATGCCAGTCAACGAGCCGTCGGCAGGTCCCAGCAG AGCTCTGCAGGAGCGTTCCCCCAGCCCTGGCgccaacccctccacccctcagtCCGTCGACAGCCAGCCGGCCGGGAGCGAGACGTCCACTGGGCCGCCCCTGTTTGTCCTGGGCCACGCGGGCACCCCCAAACGACGACGCGGCCCCACCTCGGTGGCGGAGGCGGCCGAGTGGGCACAGTCACTGCGCCGTTCCACCCGCCACACGTccgggggagagcgagagggaggaggaggtgggggcagcagcagcagcacctcgcCCCCACCCAAACGCCGCCTGGGAGACAACTACGGCACTTTGCCCAAGTTCTTCCTGAACCTGGAGAGGA AGACCCCTGTGGACAGCGGGTCCTCCTCCCCATTACCGTTGACGCCAAGCAAAGATGGCAGTGGTGTGTTCGCTGGGCTGGGCACACGCAGGAACAATGAGCTGAATGAG gtgttgagTTGGAGGCTGACTCCTGACAACTATCCTCAGAGTGaccagccccctcccccttcataCCTCTATGGGTCTCAGCATCTGCTCCGCCTGTTTG tgaAACTGCCAGAGATCCTGGGGAAGATGCACATCCCCGAGAGGAACCTCCGAGCACTAGTTAAACACCTGGAGCTGTTCCTCAg GTTTCTGGCCGAGTTCCAAGAGGACTTCTTTCCGGAGTGTGCTTACGTGTCGGCCACTGAGGCGCACTACTGCATGAAGCAGCCGCACGCCACCTTCTGA
- the LOC105902841 gene encoding male-specific lethal 3 homolog isoform X2, whose product MKRKGWRKRRCRLPGVNAALKPLPEEEEEESDDTSLISSSDDSDEDDSEDPESLKSGESDSSDDLDEMREEQEAHAKREGEEKTVSVSIDIPDILKKKLEDDCYYINKRKKLVKLPSQMNIVNILESYVKHFTLNAAFSANERHRHRQASATTDTGPQPIPPEKNEDLCKEMVDGLRITFDFTLPMILLYPNEQAQFKKVTSSKFVMPVNEPSAGPSRALQERSPSPGANPSTPQSVDSQPAGSETSTGPPLFVLGHAGTPKRRRGPTSVAEAAEWAQSLRRSTRHTSGGEREGGGGGGSSSSTSPPPKRRLGDNYGTLPKFFLNLERKTPVDSGSSSPLPLTPSKDGSGVFAGLGTRRNNELNEVLSWRLTPDNYPQSDQPPPPSYLYGSQHLLRLFVKLPEILGKMHIPERNLRALVKHLELFLRFLAEFQEDFFPECAYVSATEAHYCMKQPHATF is encoded by the exons AT gaagagaaagggatggaggaaACGACGCTGTCGTTTACCTGGTGTTAATGCAGCTCTAAAGCCCCTtccagaagaggaagaggaggagagcgatGACACTT ctttGATCTCATCATCTGATGATAGTGACGAGGACGATTCAGAAGACCCTGAATCTTTAAAAAGCGGAGAAAGCGACTCGTCTGATGATTTAGATGAAATG AGGGAGGAGCAGGAAGCTCACGCCAAACGGGAGGGTGAAGAGAAGACGGTCTCTGTCAGCATTGATATTCCTGACATTCTCAAGAAGAAGCTGGAGGATGACTGCTACTACATCAACAAGAGGAAAAAG CTGGTCAAGCTTCCGAGTCAGATGAACATCGTGAATATCCTGGAGTCGTACGTGAAGCACTTCACCCTCAACGCGGCTTTCTCTGCCAACGAGCGGCACCGCCATCGCCAGGCATCTGCCACGACGGACACCGGGCCTCAACCTATACCACCCGAGAAGAA TGAGGACCTCTGTAAGGAGATGGTGGATGGACTGAGGATCACGTTTGACTTTACTCTTCCCATGATCCTCCTTTACCCCAATGAGCAGGCTCAGTTCAAGAAGGTCACCTCCTCCAAGTTCGTTATGCCAGTCAACGAGCCGTCGGCAGGTCCCAGCAG AGCTCTGCAGGAGCGTTCCCCCAGCCCTGGCgccaacccctccacccctcagtCCGTCGACAGCCAGCCGGCCGGGAGCGAGACGTCCACTGGGCCGCCCCTGTTTGTCCTGGGCCACGCGGGCACCCCCAAACGACGACGCGGCCCCACCTCGGTGGCGGAGGCGGCCGAGTGGGCACAGTCACTGCGCCGTTCCACCCGCCACACGTccgggggagagcgagagggaggaggaggtgggggcagcagcagcagcacctcgcCCCCACCCAAACGCCGCCTGGGAGACAACTACGGCACTTTGCCCAAGTTCTTCCTGAACCTGGAGAGGA AGACCCCTGTGGACAGCGGGTCCTCCTCCCCATTACCGTTGACGCCAAGCAAAGATGGCAGTGGTGTGTTCGCTGGGCTGGGCACACGCAGGAACAATGAGCTGAATGAG gtgttgagTTGGAGGCTGACTCCTGACAACTATCCTCAGAGTGaccagccccctcccccttcataCCTCTATGGGTCTCAGCATCTGCTCCGCCTGTTTG tgaAACTGCCAGAGATCCTGGGGAAGATGCACATCCCCGAGAGGAACCTCCGAGCACTAGTTAAACACCTGGAGCTGTTCCTCAg GTTTCTGGCCGAGTTCCAAGAGGACTTCTTTCCGGAGTGTGCTTACGTGTCGGCCACTGAGGCGCACTACTGCATGAAGCAGCCGCACGCCACCTTCTGA